The Micromonospora sp. WMMD961 genome has a segment encoding these proteins:
- a CDS encoding globin domain-containing protein yields MDNLARLLKESWTLVEDDRARLSGHFYARLFLLDPALRQLFPVQMTGQGDRLLEAIITAIHTVDDPESFDEFLRALGRDHRKYHVDDSHYATMGVALLDALRSTAGDGWNLEYDQAWREAYAAITDRMVAGAEADDGPPFWHAEVLTHQRYGPDTAVLTCRALQHPLRWQAGQYVSLEVPRHHPRVWRNYSIANAPNDDNLLEFHVRSPEAGWVSGALVRRVRPGELLRLAAPMGSMTLDRSSERDVLCVAGGVGLAPIKALVEELATFNRTRWVHVFYGARQAADLYGLAGLQELVAVHPWLSVTAACSEEPDFDGEQGDIPDVVARYGPWTTHDCYVSGSARMVRSTLRVLAADEVPPPHIRYDTFGDL; encoded by the coding sequence GTGGACAACCTCGCGCGGTTGCTGAAGGAGAGCTGGACCCTGGTCGAGGACGACCGGGCGCGGTTGAGCGGGCACTTCTACGCCCGACTGTTCCTGCTCGACCCCGCCCTGCGGCAGCTCTTCCCGGTGCAGATGACCGGCCAGGGCGACCGCCTACTGGAAGCGATCATCACGGCGATCCACACGGTCGACGACCCGGAGAGTTTCGACGAGTTCCTCCGGGCGCTGGGCCGCGACCACCGCAAGTACCACGTCGACGACTCGCACTACGCGACGATGGGAGTCGCCTTGCTGGACGCGCTTCGTAGCACCGCCGGCGACGGCTGGAACCTGGAGTACGACCAGGCGTGGCGGGAGGCGTACGCGGCGATCACCGACCGGATGGTGGCCGGTGCGGAGGCCGACGACGGCCCGCCGTTCTGGCACGCCGAGGTGCTGACCCACCAGCGGTACGGCCCGGACACCGCCGTGCTGACCTGTCGGGCGCTCCAGCATCCGTTGCGTTGGCAGGCCGGGCAGTACGTGAGCCTGGAGGTACCGCGCCACCACCCCCGGGTGTGGCGGAACTACTCGATCGCGAACGCACCGAACGACGACAACCTGCTGGAGTTCCACGTGCGGTCGCCGGAGGCGGGCTGGGTCTCCGGCGCGCTGGTGCGTCGGGTGCGGCCAGGTGAGCTGCTCCGCTTGGCGGCACCGATGGGGTCGATGACCCTGGACCGCAGCTCGGAACGGGACGTCCTGTGCGTGGCCGGCGGGGTCGGCCTGGCGCCGATCAAGGCACTTGTCGAGGAGTTGGCCACGTTCAACCGGACCCGGTGGGTGCACGTCTTCTACGGTGCCCGGCAGGCGGCGGACCTGTACGGCCTGGCCGGGTTGCAGGAGTTGGTGGCGGTACACCCGTGGTTGTCGGTCACCGCCGCGTGCAGCGAGGAGCCGGACTTCGACGGGGAGCAGGGCGACATCCCGGACGTCGTGGCCCGGTACGGCCCGTGGACCACGCACGACTGCTACGTCTCCGGCTCGGCCCGGATGGTCCGGTCCACGTTGCGGGTGCTCGCCGCTGACGAGGTGCCGCCGCCGCACATCCGCTACGACACCTTCGGTGACCTCTAG
- a CDS encoding peptide deformylase, which translates to MTTSPLERAADSFAAELARQRTGRGLSKKQLAVLMGFDPSYVSHVEGRRHRPTEDFARRAEAVLEASGAIWQRFREYDDLRHTRTGHPPREQYPPGQWLPPGTGLVVERELATLTHTDDGYRCVIHRELYNAGTEPVTRYLVRVAVDRYPNDPGRSNRHHREHPLTFAELQLQARRDDGGGDPEPMHWRAKHDRDAFKEIWLLFENGERRFPLYPGDRATIEYAYSVGHDKWGPWFQRAVRLPTRQLAVRLDLPAPLDPQVWGVETSLSAEEGPLRTAPQRHDEGDRAIYDWQTDDPPLNARYRMQWRFRARPDGEPDSGPGGVRVRPSDRMRGLGIVQRGDDLLRQHVRPFDLPVEEPVARELVDRLTTALARLDELHPFSKGVGVAAPQLGVGRAVAVVRPPDRSAEPVVLLNPRVVDAGPDTDEQYEGCLSFFDHRGLVPRPLRLDVEHAQWDGSRIITSFEFGMARLVAHEIDHLEGRLYVDRMAPGVPLVPVEEYRETGHPWRY; encoded by the coding sequence ATGACGACCTCACCCCTCGAACGGGCTGCCGACTCCTTCGCGGCCGAACTCGCCCGACAGCGGACCGGGCGAGGGCTGTCCAAGAAACAACTAGCTGTTCTGATGGGGTTCGACCCCTCCTACGTGAGTCACGTCGAGGGCCGCCGGCACCGGCCGACCGAGGACTTCGCCCGCCGCGCCGAGGCCGTCCTGGAGGCCAGCGGCGCGATCTGGCAGCGTTTCCGGGAGTACGACGACCTCCGTCACACCCGCACGGGTCACCCGCCCCGCGAGCAGTACCCGCCCGGGCAGTGGCTGCCACCGGGCACTGGCCTCGTCGTGGAACGGGAACTCGCCACCCTCACCCACACCGACGACGGCTACCGGTGTGTGATCCACCGCGAGCTGTACAACGCCGGCACCGAGCCGGTCACCCGCTACCTGGTCCGGGTCGCCGTGGACCGCTACCCGAACGACCCCGGCCGCTCCAACCGGCACCACCGGGAGCACCCGCTCACCTTCGCCGAGCTGCAACTACAGGCCCGCCGCGACGACGGTGGCGGCGATCCGGAGCCGATGCACTGGCGTGCCAAACACGACCGGGACGCGTTCAAGGAGATCTGGCTGCTCTTCGAGAACGGGGAACGGCGGTTCCCGCTCTACCCGGGTGACCGGGCCACCATCGAGTACGCGTACAGCGTCGGCCACGACAAGTGGGGCCCCTGGTTCCAGCGGGCGGTCCGGCTGCCCACCCGGCAACTCGCCGTACGCCTCGACCTGCCCGCGCCACTCGACCCGCAGGTCTGGGGCGTGGAGACCTCCCTCTCCGCGGAGGAGGGCCCGCTGCGGACAGCTCCGCAACGGCACGACGAGGGCGACCGGGCCATCTACGACTGGCAGACCGACGACCCGCCGCTGAACGCCCGCTACCGGATGCAGTGGCGCTTCCGGGCCCGACCGGATGGGGAACCCGACAGCGGCCCCGGCGGTGTCCGGGTACGGCCCAGCGACCGGATGCGCGGTCTCGGCATCGTGCAACGCGGGGACGATCTGCTCCGCCAACACGTCCGGCCGTTCGACCTGCCCGTCGAGGAGCCCGTCGCCCGGGAACTGGTCGACCGGCTCACCACGGCCCTGGCCCGGCTCGACGAACTGCACCCGTTCAGCAAGGGCGTGGGGGTCGCCGCTCCGCAGCTCGGCGTCGGCCGGGCGGTGGCGGTGGTCCGGCCCCCGGACCGCTCGGCGGAGCCGGTCGTGCTGCTCAACCCCCGGGTGGTCGATGCCGGCCCGGACACCGACGAGCAGTACGAGGGCTGCCTCTCCTTCTTCGACCACCGTGGTCTGGTGCCCCGACCCCTCCGGCTGGACGTGGAGCACGCCCAGTGGGACGGCAGCCGGATCATCACGTCGTTCGAGTTCGGGATGGCCCGGCTGGTCGCCCACGAGATCGACCACCTTGAGGGCCGGCTCTACGTCGACCGGATGGCGCCCGGTGTGCCGCTGGTGCCGGTCGAGGAATACCGCGAGACCGGGCACCCCTGGCGCTACTGA